One window of Mediterraneibacter gnavus ATCC 29149 genomic DNA carries:
- the addA gene encoding helicase-exonuclease AddAB subunit AddA, with amino-acid sequence MSVQWTEDQKKVIELRNRNILVSAAAGSGKTAVLVERIIQRLLDERDPLDVDRLLIVTFTEAAAAEMKERIRDAIENALEDTPGNVHLQRQATLIHSARITTIHSFCLSVIREHFHAINLDPGFRIAEEGELKLLRQDVLEEMLESCYDEGTEAFLEFAEKFSTGRSDRQLEEVILQLYEYAGSYPQPEKWLNACVDNYQVENEHFSDAGFVQILIESIRQNLQGARILLNEALHICEESDGPYLYAEALEADLMMIETMEKAETFEAFYGKINQIAWKRLSAKKDETIDPEKKEAVKMLREKAKKMVKDLQETCFYETPEELAEDLRNTGSTMEELVFLVTTFARLFAEKKRSRNVIDFQDMEQFALQILTEEKDGSLVPSAVAREYQEQFEEVMIDEYQDSNLIQEAILTSVSTVSRGSYNVFMVGDVKQSIYRFRLSRPELFMEKYDTYSQADSEKQRIDLDRNFRSRKEVLDATNYVFEQIMHKSVGGVEYDARAALYPGADYPKSREQNGVSANRAELLLVDAQELEEEDNARRLEARAVADRIKLLLLQGQVVDKKTKEYRPVQYKDIVILTRSIKGWADVFAQVLAEEGISAHVGSREGYFETYEVSVLLDYLQILDNERQDLPLAAVLTSPFAGLDARELAKIRSTYPELFFYEAVHAYASDDEKEKEPILQQKLKNFLCRVSEFRDMLPYTAMHDLLWEIIEKTGYGMCISAMPGGAQRMANVQMLVAKAAAYEGTSYKGLFNFVRYIEQLKKYNVDYGEANLADEQADTVRIMSIHKSKGLEFPIVIVAGMGKLFNTQDVKGSIVIHPELGVGMDVIDLKKRTKAPTLLKKVIQKQVAVENLGEEMRVLYVAMTRAKEKLILTGVCKDARTKLETLSTREKTAFLPYEVLSANSYLDWLLPAASPAESSIGITVVDSLGAAQMEGAWEAADELTRNVLENWDTNQIHDAGYREELKRQLDFAYPFAEEQRFQMKFTVSELKKRAYMEEEAGEVLYQEPEAVPLVPRFLGAEEAASGAVRGTAYHKFLELLDFEKEYTRESLEEHLKHLQTEGRISPEIAEAVKTEDFLKFLQCESGKRMHQAAKKKQLYKEQPFVLGVDSGEIYPDTECRAQLLVQGIIDVYFEEEDGLVVLDYKTDRVRTADELVRRYQSQLTYYARALSQITGKAVKEKIIYSFALGKEINV; translated from the coding sequence ATGAGTGTACAGTGGACAGAAGATCAGAAAAAGGTCATTGAATTAAGAAACAGGAATATTCTGGTCTCCGCAGCGGCCGGTTCCGGAAAAACGGCGGTTCTGGTAGAGCGGATCATTCAGAGACTGTTGGATGAGAGGGATCCGCTGGATGTAGACAGGCTCTTGATCGTGACATTTACCGAAGCGGCAGCAGCGGAAATGAAAGAGCGAATCCGGGATGCCATTGAAAATGCCCTGGAAGACACACCGGGAAATGTGCATTTACAGAGGCAGGCAACGCTCATCCACAGCGCCCGGATCACAACAATCCACAGTTTTTGCCTGTCTGTGATAAGGGAGCATTTTCATGCCATTAATCTGGATCCGGGATTTCGGATCGCAGAAGAAGGGGAGTTGAAATTACTGCGTCAGGATGTTCTGGAGGAAATGCTGGAGTCCTGCTATGATGAGGGAACGGAGGCTTTTCTGGAATTTGCAGAGAAATTTTCTACGGGGAGAAGTGACAGGCAGCTGGAAGAAGTGATCCTGCAGTTATACGAATATGCGGGCAGCTATCCACAGCCGGAAAAGTGGCTGAATGCGTGTGTGGACAATTATCAGGTGGAAAACGAACATTTTTCTGACGCTGGATTTGTACAGATCCTGATCGAAAGTATCCGTCAGAACCTGCAGGGGGCAAGGATTCTGCTGAATGAGGCGCTGCATATCTGTGAGGAGTCTGACGGACCGTATCTGTATGCAGAGGCGTTGGAAGCGGATCTTATGATGATCGAGACTATGGAAAAGGCAGAGACGTTTGAAGCATTTTACGGGAAGATCAATCAGATTGCATGGAAGCGGCTTTCTGCCAAAAAGGATGAGACGATTGATCCAGAGAAGAAAGAAGCAGTGAAGATGCTGCGGGAAAAAGCCAAGAAGATGGTAAAAGATCTGCAGGAAACCTGTTTTTACGAAACGCCCGAGGAACTGGCAGAAGATTTGCGAAATACAGGAAGTACCATGGAAGAACTGGTCTTTCTTGTGACAACCTTTGCAAGGCTGTTTGCAGAGAAAAAGAGAAGCCGCAATGTGATTGATTTTCAGGACATGGAGCAGTTTGCCCTGCAGATTCTGACAGAAGAAAAAGACGGAAGTCTGGTACCATCTGCTGTGGCGAGAGAATATCAGGAGCAGTTTGAGGAAGTGATGATCGACGAGTATCAGGACAGCAACCTGATCCAGGAAGCGATTCTGACCAGTGTGTCTACTGTGAGCCGCGGAAGTTACAATGTGTTTATGGTAGGAGATGTCAAACAGAGTATTTACCGTTTCCGCCTCTCCAGACCGGAACTGTTTATGGAAAAATATGATACATACAGCCAGGCAGACAGCGAGAAGCAGCGAATCGATCTGGACCGGAATTTCCGAAGCCGCAAGGAGGTGCTGGATGCCACGAACTACGTGTTTGAGCAGATTATGCACAAAAGTGTGGGCGGTGTGGAGTATGATGCCCGTGCGGCACTTTATCCGGGAGCTGATTATCCAAAGAGCAGGGAGCAAAACGGAGTATCGGCAAATCGGGCAGAGCTTCTTTTAGTAGATGCACAGGAGCTGGAAGAAGAGGACAATGCACGCCGTCTGGAAGCCCGGGCAGTGGCAGACCGCATCAAACTCTTGCTTTTACAGGGGCAGGTGGTGGATAAAAAGACAAAGGAATACCGTCCGGTACAATATAAAGATATTGTGATCCTGACGAGAAGCATCAAAGGCTGGGCAGATGTGTTTGCTCAGGTTCTGGCAGAAGAAGGAATTTCTGCACATGTGGGAAGCAGAGAAGGATATTTTGAAACGTATGAAGTCAGTGTTCTTCTGGATTATCTGCAGATTCTGGACAATGAGCGTCAGGACCTGCCGCTGGCGGCAGTACTTACGTCACCGTTTGCGGGGCTGGATGCGAGAGAACTGGCAAAGATAAGAAGTACGTATCCGGAACTCTTTTTCTATGAAGCGGTTCACGCCTATGCGTCTGATGATGAAAAGGAGAAGGAACCAATCCTGCAGCAAAAACTGAAAAACTTCCTTTGCCGGGTGTCGGAATTCCGGGATATGCTTCCATATACAGCGATGCATGATCTGTTGTGGGAGATTATAGAAAAAACGGGGTACGGTATGTGTATTTCGGCGATGCCGGGTGGTGCACAGCGAATGGCAAATGTACAGATGCTGGTCGCAAAGGCAGCAGCCTATGAAGGAACCAGCTATAAGGGACTGTTCAATTTTGTGCGGTATATTGAACAGCTCAAAAAATATAATGTGGATTATGGAGAGGCGAATCTTGCAGATGAACAGGCGGATACAGTCCGTATCATGAGTATCCACAAAAGCAAGGGGCTGGAATTTCCAATTGTGATCGTGGCAGGTATGGGAAAACTTTTCAATACGCAGGATGTGAAGGGCAGTATTGTAATCCATCCGGAGCTTGGTGTGGGAATGGATGTGATTGATCTGAAAAAGAGAACAAAGGCTCCGACACTGTTAAAAAAAGTAATCCAGAAACAGGTGGCAGTGGAAAACTTAGGGGAAGAGATGCGGGTGCTCTATGTGGCAATGACAAGAGCAAAGGAAAAGCTCATTCTGACGGGAGTGTGCAAAGATGCACGGACAAAGCTGGAAACACTTTCCACAAGGGAAAAAACAGCATTTCTTCCATATGAAGTTCTTTCTGCGAATTCGTATCTGGACTGGCTGCTTCCTGCGGCATCCCCGGCAGAAAGTTCGATCGGAATTACCGTTGTTGACAGTCTGGGCGCGGCTCAGATGGAGGGAGCCTGGGAAGCGGCGGATGAACTGACTCGAAATGTACTGGAAAACTGGGATACAAATCAGATTCATGATGCCGGATACCGGGAAGAGCTGAAAAGACAGTTGGACTTTGCATATCCGTTTGCGGAAGAACAGCGTTTTCAGATGAAATTTACAGTTTCAGAACTTAAAAAACGGGCCTACATGGAAGAGGAGGCAGGAGAGGTATTATATCAGGAACCGGAAGCAGTGCCTCTTGTTCCGAGATTTTTAGGAGCGGAAGAAGCGGCATCCGGAGCAGTCAGAGGAACCGCGTACCACAAATTTCTGGAGCTTCTTGATTTTGAAAAAGAATATACCAGAGAAAGTCTGGAGGAACATTTGAAACATCTTCAGACAGAAGGAAGGATCAGTCCGGAGATCGCAGAGGCTGTAAAAACGGAAGATTTCCTGAAGTTTCTGCAATGTGAAAGCGGGAAACGGATGCATCAGGCGGCAAAGAAAAAACAGTTGTACAAAGAGCAGCCCTTTGTGCTGGGGGTGGATTCAGGAGAAATTTATCCGGATACAGAATGCAGAGCACAGCTTCTGGTGCAGGGAATCATAGATGTGTATTTTGAAGAGGAAGACGGACTTGTAGTCTTAGACTATAAGACAGACCGGGTAAGAACGGCCGATGAACTTGTTCGGAGATACCAGTCACAGCTTACATACTATGCCCGCGCCCTGTCACAGATTACAGGAAAGGCAGTCAAAGAAAAGATCATTTATTCATTTGCTCTTGGAAAGGAAATCAACGTTTAA
- a CDS encoding DUF1700 domain-containing protein, producing the protein MNREEFMAKLKALLGDIPADEREEALQYYEDYFDDAGADNEAEVIRELESPQRVAAMIKNDLKHTGNDGEFTENGYEQEWASKKEVPQRKGYSYQSGQTGEYSYEASQGRNDKLVKIALIVLIALIVCPVVIPVGVGIFGVIAGLLIAAVCFFAALVIASLAVVLAGFVVAVTGIGVGIAIHSVPAVLLMAGIGLILIALGVLATLFTGKLCIVMYPAMFRFIVKLCRKPFHRKAVSE; encoded by the coding sequence ATGAACCGAGAAGAATTTATGGCAAAACTAAAAGCGCTGTTAGGGGATATTCCGGCAGACGAAAGAGAAGAAGCCCTGCAGTACTATGAAGACTATTTTGATGATGCAGGAGCAGACAACGAGGCAGAAGTGATCCGGGAGCTGGAGAGTCCGCAGCGTGTGGCAGCTATGATCAAGAATGATTTAAAGCATACGGGAAATGACGGTGAGTTTACAGAGAATGGATATGAGCAGGAGTGGGCATCGAAGAAAGAGGTGCCGCAAAGAAAAGGTTATTCCTACCAGAGTGGACAGACAGGAGAGTACTCTTATGAGGCATCGCAAGGCAGGAACGACAAACTGGTAAAGATCGCACTGATCGTACTGATTGCGTTGATCGTATGTCCGGTTGTGATTCCGGTCGGTGTGGGAATTTTTGGTGTGATTGCCGGGCTTCTGATCGCAGCAGTTTGCTTTTTTGCAGCACTGGTGATTGCATCGCTGGCAGTCGTACTTGCCGGATTTGTAGTCGCGGTGACAGGGATCGGCGTAGGAATCGCCATTCATTCAGTACCTGCAGTACTTTTGATGGCAGGGATTGGATTGATCCTGATCGCGCTTGGAGTACTGGCAACATTATTTACCGGAAAGCTTTGCATTGTAATGTATCCGGCGATGTTTCGGTTTATCGTGAAACTGTGCCGGAAGCCGTTTCACAGAAAGGCGGTGTCTGAATAG
- a CDS encoding GIN domain-containing protein, which yields MKKGWKILLISCGICAGIGVVLSVAGTVLGGVRDLQEYGRRGMQYLENDHWWSQKYSEPEEMDEELDYIDEEVSPEITEDLEGISELDIELSYVELIMERSDSNQIEVSTRNMDPQLLEDLSIYRDEDTLEIRAQDTRLWKNIGKNNAGELIIHVPDNLEGISTSLGTGTLYMCDIRTGELDISIGTGTADIQGFEAGEVSASAGTGSISLQGSVNSDLDLECGIGTIEFQDSGKMTDYNYSVSCGMGSIQIGDDEFTKPAGNQNINNHAGKEMDIECGMGTVNIAFAKGE from the coding sequence ATGAAAAAAGGTTGGAAAATTCTACTGATCAGCTGTGGAATCTGTGCAGGGATCGGAGTTGTCCTGTCAGTGGCAGGTACTGTTCTCGGAGGAGTACGGGATCTTCAGGAATATGGAAGGCGTGGGATGCAGTATCTGGAAAACGATCACTGGTGGTCACAGAAGTATTCAGAACCGGAGGAGATGGATGAAGAACTGGATTATATCGACGAAGAAGTTTCACCGGAGATAACAGAAGATTTGGAAGGAATCAGCGAACTGGATATCGAACTTTCTTATGTAGAACTGATCATGGAACGATCAGATTCCAATCAGATCGAGGTTTCGACCCGAAATATGGATCCGCAGCTTTTAGAGGATCTTTCGATTTACAGAGATGAAGATACTCTGGAGATTCGTGCCCAGGATACCAGGCTTTGGAAGAATATCGGAAAAAACAACGCAGGAGAGCTGATTATTCACGTTCCGGACAATCTGGAGGGGATTTCCACATCCCTAGGAACCGGTACGCTGTACATGTGTGATATCAGGACCGGAGAGTTGGATATTTCCATAGGGACCGGGACAGCGGATATTCAGGGATTTGAAGCAGGGGAAGTGAGTGCCTCAGCAGGAACCGGATCGATCTCGCTGCAAGGAAGCGTGAACAGTGATCTGGATCTCGAATGTGGGATCGGAACCATTGAGTTTCAGGATAGCGGAAAAATGACCGATTATAATTATAGTGTCAGTTGTGGTATGGGAAGCATTCAGATTGGAGATGATGAATTTACGAAGCCGGCAGGAAACCAGAATATCAACAATCATGCCGGAAAAGAAATGGACATCGAGTGTGGTATGGGAACCGTCAATATTGCATTTGCGAAAGGAGAGTAA
- a CDS encoding xylulokinase: MGKSNFAEQIRNKETYIGIEFGSTRIKAVLTGADHTPIASGSYDWENQYEDGIWTYHLDMIWRGLKECYRSLREEVGSRYGVELEGTKAIGISAMMHGYLAFDENGELLVPFRTWRNTITQGAADELTDVFQYNIPQRWSIAHLYQAILNQEPHVSKVRFITTLSGYLHWKLTGERVLGIGDAAGMFPIDSSIRDYHPKMLSQFDELIRENEYPWKIEEILPKVLCAGEKAGTLTEAGARLLDESGTLKGGIPMCPPEGDAGTGMTATNSVTVRTGNVSAGTSVFAMLVLENELKGVHREIDMVTTPAGDPVAMVHCNNCTSDLNAWVGLFAEFLETMGMDVDRNQLYGTLYRKAMEGEADGGGLLSYGYLSGEHITGFEEGRPMFVRTPDSRFNLANFMRVNLYTALGALKTGMDILKREEGVQSDRIMGHGGLFKTKGAGQQIMADAMEIPVAVMETAGEGGAWGIALLAAFMQEKNGRTLDQYLAEAVFQDSEISVLNPEEEGVAGYRSFMERYTKGLSIERAAVENM; encoded by the coding sequence ATGGGAAAAAGTAACTTTGCAGAGCAGATCAGAAACAAAGAGACATATATTGGAATTGAATTTGGTTCCACAAGGATCAAGGCGGTCCTGACAGGAGCAGACCATACACCGATCGCATCAGGAAGCTATGACTGGGAGAATCAGTATGAGGATGGAATCTGGACCTATCATCTGGATATGATCTGGAGAGGACTTAAAGAGTGCTATCGCAGTCTGAGAGAAGAGGTTGGTTCCCGTTATGGAGTGGAACTGGAGGGGACAAAAGCAATCGGGATTAGCGCGATGATGCATGGCTATCTGGCATTTGATGAAAATGGAGAACTTCTGGTGCCATTTCGTACCTGGAGAAATACGATCACGCAAGGGGCAGCGGATGAACTTACCGATGTGTTTCAGTACAATATTCCGCAGCGATGGAGTATTGCCCATCTGTACCAGGCAATCTTAAATCAGGAGCCGCATGTTTCAAAAGTTCGTTTTATCACCACGCTGAGCGGATATCTTCACTGGAAACTGACCGGAGAGAGAGTACTTGGAATCGGAGATGCGGCAGGAATGTTTCCAATCGACTCTTCCATCAGGGACTATCATCCAAAGATGCTGTCACAGTTTGATGAATTGATCCGGGAGAATGAATATCCGTGGAAGATAGAAGAGATCCTTCCGAAAGTGCTGTGCGCAGGAGAAAAGGCGGGAACTTTAACAGAAGCTGGTGCAAGACTTCTTGATGAGTCCGGCACATTGAAAGGGGGAATCCCGATGTGTCCGCCGGAGGGAGATGCCGGAACCGGAATGACTGCAACGAACAGTGTGACAGTGCGCACCGGAAATGTATCTGCAGGAACGTCTGTGTTTGCCATGCTTGTACTGGAAAACGAATTGAAAGGTGTTCATCGTGAGATCGACATGGTAACAACACCGGCCGGAGATCCGGTCGCCATGGTCCACTGCAATAACTGCACATCGGATCTGAATGCGTGGGTCGGTCTGTTTGCAGAGTTTCTGGAGACGATGGGGATGGATGTGGACAGAAACCAACTGTACGGAACTCTTTACAGAAAGGCAATGGAGGGAGAGGCAGACGGAGGCGGACTGCTTTCCTACGGATACTTATCCGGAGAACATATTACGGGATTTGAAGAGGGAAGGCCAATGTTTGTACGTACACCGGATTCCAGGTTTAATCTGGCAAATTTTATGCGTGTCAATTTGTATACAGCACTTGGAGCACTTAAAACAGGAATGGACATTTTAAAGAGAGAAGAAGGCGTACAGTCAGACAGGATCATGGGACACGGAGGACTGTTTAAGACAAAAGGGGCAGGACAGCAGATCATGGCCGATGCCATGGAGATTCCGGTGGCAGTGATGGAGACCGCAGGAGAAGGCGGTGCATGGGGAATTGCGCTTCTGGCAGCCTTTATGCAGGAAAAAAACGGAAGAACACTGGATCAGTATCTGGCAGAAGCAGTGTTTCAAGACAGCGAGATTTCCGTTTTGAATCCAGAAGAGGAAGGTGTCGCAGGTTACCGAAGCTTTATGGAGCGTTATACGAAAGGGCTTTCGATCGAACGCGCAGCAGTGGAAAACATGTAA
- a CDS encoding WecB/TagA/CpsF family glycosyltransferase, whose translation MNEKINILNIELYQTSAKAAMQKVVQYMESDSINTVEIITMDMLLKGKDMPGWKEAVESLNLVLPGETEILEAAGVREKTLLRDTAGQVFLKMFLRYIQRNKKRVFLVAQSETELLEMESAIREHDRKLILAGRGVLPPDGAGIEQVINAVNGAETDCIFSLLPSPEQELLIQRNSALLNARVWFGCGSVLKEIYMKKQKKGKLQRFLRRKVFRYQVGRQQRSEE comes from the coding sequence ATGAATGAGAAGATCAATATCTTGAATATAGAACTCTATCAGACGAGTGCAAAAGCAGCGATGCAGAAAGTGGTGCAGTATATGGAAAGTGATTCCATTAACACAGTTGAGATCATCACGATGGACATGCTGCTGAAAGGGAAAGATATGCCGGGCTGGAAAGAAGCAGTGGAATCACTGAATCTGGTGCTGCCGGGAGAGACGGAGATTCTGGAGGCGGCAGGAGTCAGAGAAAAGACGCTGCTGCGTGATACGGCGGGACAGGTGTTTTTAAAGATGTTTCTCCGCTATATACAGAGAAACAAAAAGCGTGTATTTCTTGTGGCACAGTCAGAAACAGAGCTTTTAGAGATGGAATCCGCGATCCGGGAACATGACAGAAAGCTGATCCTGGCAGGAAGAGGCGTTCTGCCGCCGGATGGTGCGGGAATAGAGCAGGTGATCAATGCGGTCAATGGTGCTGAGACAGATTGCATTTTTTCCCTGCTTCCATCACCGGAGCAGGAGCTTTTGATACAGAGGAACAGCGCATTGTTAAATGCAAGAGTGTGGTTTGGGTGCGGGAGCGTTCTGAAAGAAATCTATATGAAAAAGCAGAAAAAAGGAAAGCTTCAGAGATTTCTGCGCAGGAAAGTGTTCCGTTACCAGGTGGGACGGCAGCAGAGAAGTGAAGAATAA
- a CDS encoding DUF1294 domain-containing protein → MESYVLIYLLAANVAAFLVFGIDKWKAVKGRWRIPEKTLLLFAAAGGSPGALAGMFVFHHKIRKPLFYLGVPLILLVQIGVGLWIWQR, encoded by the coding sequence ATGGAAAGTTATGTACTGATTTATTTACTGGCAGCCAATGTGGCGGCATTTCTGGTGTTCGGGATCGATAAATGGAAAGCAGTAAAAGGCAGGTGGAGGATTCCGGAAAAGACACTGCTTCTTTTTGCGGCAGCGGGAGGCTCTCCGGGAGCACTGGCCGGAATGTTTGTATTTCATCATAAGATAAGGAAACCGTTGTTTTATCTGGGGGTTCCACTGATTTTACTCGTGCAGATTGGTGTTGGGCTCTGGATCTGGCAGAGGTAG
- a CDS encoding PspC domain-containing protein: protein MEPKRLYRSRENRVLCGVCGGIAEYFNVDPVLIRLGMVLFICASVGTGLLAYFIASVIMPDQK from the coding sequence ATGGAACCGAAAAGATTATATCGTTCAAGAGAAAACAGAGTATTGTGTGGAGTGTGCGGAGGAATCGCGGAATATTTCAACGTGGATCCGGTTTTGATCCGGCTTGGAATGGTTTTGTTTATCTGCGCCAGTGTTGGAACCGGTCTTTTGGCATATTTTATTGCGTCAGTGATCATGCCGGATCAGAAATAG
- a CDS encoding PadR family transcriptional regulator — protein sequence MVFNTGAALLDAIVLAVVSHESEGTYGYKITQDVRSAINVSESTLYPVLRRLQKDECLEVYDRQYDGRNRRYYKVTEKGMAQLNLYQVEWKNYSRKIQEIFEGGVTG from the coding sequence ATGGTATTTAATACAGGAGCTGCGCTTTTAGATGCGATCGTACTGGCGGTCGTCTCGCATGAGAGTGAAGGCACGTATGGCTATAAGATCACACAGGATGTGCGCAGTGCAATCAATGTATCAGAGTCTACGTTGTATCCGGTGTTGAGACGATTGCAGAAAGATGAATGTCTGGAAGTATATGACCGTCAGTACGATGGGCGGAACCGGAGATATTATAAAGTGACAGAAAAGGGAATGGCACAGTTGAACCTGTACCAGGTAGAGTGGAAGAATTATTCCAGAAAGATCCAGGAAATTTTTGAGGGAGGAGTGACGGGATGA
- a CDS encoding small, acid-soluble spore protein, alpha/beta type translates to MKQKKITREEIPSMEEKDRMKYEIAEELGLLDQVLEEGWKSLSSKETGRIGGLMTRRRRKSAEDPA, encoded by the coding sequence ATGAAACAGAAAAAGATCACTCGCGAAGAGATTCCGTCAATGGAAGAAAAAGACAGGATGAAATATGAAATTGCAGAAGAACTGGGACTTTTGGACCAGGTTTTGGAGGAAGGATGGAAATCTTTGTCTTCAAAGGAAACCGGGCGTATCGGTGGTCTGATGACCAGGAGACGCCGGAAATCTGCGGAAGATCCTGCCTGA